The sequence TCGGCGTCTCGCAGGTACGCCGTGGTGTACTCGTGGAGGTCGGGGAACTCGTCGGGCCCGAACGCACTGACCGCCCCGTGCTGGTCGTCGAGCGTCATCTCGGCGACGCCGAGGTCGGTCTCGACGAGGAAGCCGTTCGCGAGGTAGTGTTTCCCGCTCCCGTCGTCGACGTCGGACGTGTCGTAGAGGTGCTCGTACGCACCGAGCGACTCCTCGATTGTCACGTCGTCGACGCCGAGTTCTTCACGAG is a genomic window of Haloarchaeobius salinus containing:
- a CDS encoding GDP-mannose mannosyl hydrolase; this encodes MSDWIPPAEWETIVRNVPIVSVDLVVRSPDGVVLGKRVNEPAKGEWFVPGGRLHKHERLNEAVHRLAREELGVDDVTIEESLGAYEHLYDTSDVDDGSGKHYLANGFLVETDLGVAEMTLDDQHGAVSAFGPDEFPDLHEYTTAYLRDA